A window from Solea senegalensis isolate Sse05_10M linkage group LG15, IFAPA_SoseM_1, whole genome shotgun sequence encodes these proteins:
- the mrpl2 gene encoding 39S ribosomal protein L2, mitochondrial, whose amino-acid sequence MALSCLTRALRSLTVSQNTLLSSQCELGALVSTTVAQCRGFLTTASLEQNKTLWKQREKYTIKPIGMKKTGGRDHTGRIRTHGIGGGHKQRYRWIDFQRLHYEEGKEGKPFEEKVVEVRYDPCRSADIALVAGGSRKRWIIATENMQAGDTIKTSAVIGRMAVLANEGDAHPLGALPVGTLVNNLEIQPGKGSEYIRAAGTSGVLLRKVNGTAIVQLPSKQQVQVHETCIVTVGRVSNIDHNKEIIGKAGRNRWFGVRPSSGLWQRKGGWAGRKIKPLPAMKNYVNLPSITAQ is encoded by the exons ATGGCGTTGTCGTGTCTGACTCGAGCTCTGCGCTCCCTGACCGTCTCCCAGAATACTCTGCTCTCCTCACAG TGTGAGCTGGGGGCTCTGGTGTCCACCACAGTAGCCCAGTGCCGAGGCTTCCTCACCACAGCCTCTCTGGAGCAAAACAAGACGCTGTGGAAGCAGAGGGAGAAGTACACCATCAAACCAATAGGAATGAAAAAGACAGGAGGCCGAGATCACACAG GAAGGATACGGACTCATGGCATCGGTGGTGGACATAAGCAAAGGTACCGATGGATAGACTTCCAGAGACTCCACTATGAGGAAGGCAAAGAGGGCAAGCCCTTTGAGGAGAAGGTTGTGGAAGTGCGATACGACCCATGCAG GTCTGCTGACATTGCCCTGGTGGCTGGAGGCAGCCGTAAGAGATGGATCATTGCTACAGAGAACATGCAAGCTGGAGATACCATTAAAACATCTGCAGTAATTGGACGCATGGCAG TCTTGGCCAATGAAGGTGATGCCCACCCACTAGGAGCTCTTCCTGTGGGAACACTGGTAAACAACCTGGAGATACAACCAGGGAAGGGATCAGAGTATATACGTGCTGCAG GCACAAGTGGCGTTTTGCTCCGCAAAGTGAACGGAACAGCAATCGTTCAGCTTCCCTCCAAGCAGCAGGTTCAG GTACATGAGACGTGCATAGTAACAGTGGGACGTGTGTCCAACATTGACCACAACAAAGAGATCATTGGCAAAGCCGGTCGCAATCGCTGGTTTGGTGTTCGCCCTTCGAGTGGCCTGTGGCAGAGGAAGGGAGGCTGGGCAGGACGCAAGATTAAACCACTGCCTGCAATGAAGAATTACGTCAACCTGCCCTCAATCACAGCTCAGTAA